The genomic stretch caaggctgactcatgggttctgcacatcgtcttgatgaggtgatcatttgacccaagtttcatgaaaatccttcaaggggtttaggagatatggaccggacacgaatttgttacggacggaaggacggaaggacggacgcagaccattcctataatccctccgccacggcgggggattaaaaattgtATCATTCCATTCAGACCGTATTGGTCTCAGTAAAATTCAAACATGCGTTTTAAATTCCTttaaagatgttgtttaaaaataaactgtttaatGTGTTAGAAGAGTCGTAAAATGCGTGTATCATTAGCCTGGTCTGATATATATTGAAAGTCTCTAAGTATAAAGGGCGATGAACTCTGTTTAGGTCTTAAGGGGAAGTGATAATAAAGATAAGGTACGCAAGGGTCTTTGTCACAGATTACTTTCAGCCTTTcttaagatatacatgtatatgaaagtACACTATAAAAACTGTTAATACCTTCGTATGTGAATaagataaaatgtacaaaattaataCCTGGATAATATCCTCATTAATTGTGTTAGCAAAATTCGGATGTAACGCAAGTTTTGCAGAAAGGACCTGTAATGGTGTTAATGAATTAAAGCAAATTATGGAACGTAAATTGGAGGAAATACAATCTGTCTGCGACAATAGATACAGTGAACTTGAACAAAAGCTGGAGGCGAAAGGCGAGTGAAATAGTTACCTACCTTgcgaaaaaataagtaaaaagatAAGGAAAACAGCTGCCACATTTTCTTTTACTACAAATATATCAGTAAAACCTAAATGTGTAATTACAGTTTCCTCTGttgattcatttatttattatttctaatcATATGTTTACGACAACAATAAAGAATAGTTTTATGGCATATCAGATGATTCAAGTAAAATACAGCAGCTATATGGAATTTCATTTCCAAACTATTAAACTGGTGACAGTAATCATACTACTCACTTACTTTATGACACCTATGACGTTGGACTCCGTGTTTGAATGTATGGTCGCTGGCATCAAATCCCTTGCCAACCGCCGATGTGACTCGGAACCACGCTTAATGGGTTGAATACGTTCATGTGATTAAGTCATCCAGCTGGTGAAGAAAATGGCGGTGGTTCCACCAGGTAGTCCACCAGTGACGAAATAATGCCCGGAGAGTCACATGAGGTCTTTCCCCACCACCAAAACTGGAAAATCAGTATATAATATGATCTTATACTGTGTCGGTGTGACCTTAAAcccgacaaaaacaaaacaataaatatgcCATACTACTAAATACCATTGTGCCATCCGATCTTGGTACAAATGTATTATCAAATGACGCTGTATAAATTCAAATTCAGTACTAATTTACTAATTGATAATATGGAACATAGGGGCCTTTGTGGCGCAGACTTCCGAATCACTTGCCATTACCAAAGTGGCTTGGAGTCTCACagggggctttgaattcttcatgtgagaaagccattcagctggattacggaatgtcgatggttctatccaggtgtccgcccgtgatgaaataatgcacggaggggcatctgggtcTTCCTCTGctaacaaagctggaaagttgccatatgactgtCGGCATGAAATTAAACTCAACAACAAAATTATGGAACGTATATGCTTGAAAGAAAACACAGAACTGAAATAAGTTTTGGACAATTTTGTTTGACAATGATATTGGGGTTTGAATTTAGTTGCTAAGAAATGTGGTATTTAATATCATGTGATTTTACAATGCAGTTCATCTTTAACAGACTTTTCTCTTTGATTTCCAGTTTCAAAACGTTCCGTAGCTGGTGGTATTGCATTCTCAGCACAACTGACGGCAAAACAGTCGCATATTTCCCTTGGCACTACTATAAAATTCGACAAACTTCATGTGAACGACGGGTCTGGTTATAATTCGCAAACAGGAATTTTCACAGCACCAGAAACAGGGGTGtgtatatataaattttcgagacaaaattatattttttgtttagatTTGTACAGGGAACCGTTCCGATTACTTCCCAAAATGGACTCTAAAAAACTGAGTAATTTTCAATCTTTTCGGGTTGCGCACTTTTagtaattttcatgtttttgtaaaaacataaaacaaacttaaTATGAACAGAGGAACGTTCATCTGGAAAGTATATATTATAAGTCATTTCAGATGTATTTTCAAGCGAAGTATTCAGAAGGATATAGGAGACTTTCATTTCCTTTAAAACATAGACAACAAATGAGAAAGCACAACAACCGAAACAACTGTATAATCtattaaataaataagattaaacaaacaaaaaataaaaaaataaaaacaacaatcacCAACATTGCATTTATGTCTTTTCAACGACAAATACGATCACCCATTAATAACCAGActgaaaatatattgtatttcagGTCTACATGTTTTCCTACTTTCTGGGTCACGGTAGTGAACCTGCTCAAGCTTGGCTAGCACTGATGCATAATGGTCAGAAAGTAAACGGTGCCGTCACTGACACGTTCCATGTAAATGAAGACTTACAGGGAGGTAACCTAGCTGTCTTCCAAATGAATGCAGGAGACCGTGTCTGGATAGAATCATGGCATCAAAATGACGCATACATTGACGGCCCGAATGGGTTTACAACTTTTTCTGGTGTATATTTGTACGGTTGAGAATAAATCAGATATTCTTGTACCAGGTTTTAGGCAGAGAAGAAAACTGAAATCTACTCAAGTCatagtttattattttttttaaacatgggACTACCATAAAAACTAAATAGAAACAAATGTCCAGCAAAAGTGTCAAATGGTTTTCTAACATTATAAAAGTTCTCATTTATACTTGTTATAGATAAGGGGCGTCtgtgatataaaatttgaaagcagGCTTTTGCTAAATACTTAACATACATACAACATTATCTTGATCAGACAATGTATCATAATATTGTTTATTTcctgaattttatttaaaaccctCTTCCCGTATATCAGTATATAGAGGGCATTTAAATAACACATGTATTTCATCCTCCACACACACGTTACAGATAAAACAAGTTCTGCAATTAATATCAATATTCTCATATCAACCAGTTTCAAGTCGAATTGGTGCCAAACTACAACTAAATTTCGCAAATGAACTTTAATGATGTAAACGCAAACTACttttaacatatctataacaATAAAAGCATAGgtttttatgaatcattttcGGACTAgttatattgttttctttaaaattaagtGCATATCTAAATAAAAAAGGTAAGGGAAGATatcccagaagcacagagcacagcaaATACGGACAGACTACTTTCTCCTCATAtttctacttctacttctactaaGTTACTACCAACAATCATttactgattataactgggaggtcggggacAATCTGTTAAAATAACCTATGTTACATGATGAGAACATAAAATTTAAGACTACatacaatgttaaaaataaaaacgacaTGATGGATTAGTGCATGAAAGTATTTAGACTGACAGTGAAGCTTGCTAGGCTTTCGCTGGCCTTGATGTTGTAAGGCAAGTTGTTCCAGTAACGAATAGTCCTAGGAAAGGGACAAAAGTCCAACAgtaaaagccacattcaaagaaagCAGCCGCCCAAGCAGCACTCCACGTGTAAATATGAACACGTGTAACTGTATATTCCTACAAACTGACTGAGTACATGTACAAATTAATACAAACAAATGTAATGATAACATAAAAGtaacaaacacacacaaacatacatgAATAAGGAAAACAGTAGGGTGCCGCAAGGGAACTTTCAGTGGCAGAAACACCACTCGGGTGTTTAAATTAGTTTACTTGTGTCAACCCTCACTCTTTGGCCCACACCATGCTCCTATATAACAAGACAGTgtgaataaaattactttagatGAGTCAGTTACACATGGAATAGAAACCACAGCAAatcaagagctcgtcgaacacgaaatgtcccccttgatgcattcagtaattgcacaaggaacagaaattatatgctcactgtaaacaagagttctaccattctggtttaatcagACCTAGACCTTTAAcgtattaacctaacaagagattacaaagtgatcttggcgccatccactgggccatttttgaatgttccaaatttcaagactagctcaaggtcaaaatcaaggtcaaatttcatttcggtacaaaacaatgtgtatgtggtccagatttgaaagctgtggcttgagaaatgtgaaagcaggtcactagatcaatttcaaggtcaaagttcattttggtagacagaactatgtacgtgcttcaaatttggaggctgtagcttgagaaatgttaaaataggtaatagataaaaatcaatgtcaaatttccaTTCAGAACACagaaatatgcatgcggtccaaatttaaagcctgtagcttgagaaatgtaaaagtaggtcactaggtcaatctcaagatcaaagttcatttcggtacacaaaactatgcatgtcgttcaaatttgaaggctgtagcttgagaaaagtgaaagtaggtcactaggtcaaaattaaggtcaaattttatttcggaacacaaaactatgcaagtggtccaaatttgaagcctgtatcttcagaaatttgaaagtaggtcactaggtcaatctcaagatcaaagttcatttcagtacacaaaactatgcttgtggttcaaatttgaagactgtagcttgagaaatgtga from Mercenaria mercenaria strain notata chromosome 16, MADL_Memer_1, whole genome shotgun sequence encodes the following:
- the LOC123541213 gene encoding otolin-1-A-like, whose protein sequence is MYKINTWIISSLIVLAKFGCNASFAERTCNGVNELKQIMERKLEEIQSVCDNRYSELEQKLEAKVSKRSVAGGIAFSAQLTAKQSHISLGTTIKFDKLHVNDGSGYNSQTGIFTAPETGVYMFSYFLGHGSEPAQAWLALMHNGQKVNGAVTDTFHVNEDLQGGNLAVFQMNAGDRVWIESWHQNDAYIDGPNGFTTFSGVYLYG